A genome region from Acetonema longum DSM 6540 includes the following:
- a CDS encoding carbon starvation protein A: MITFISCMVALVVGYMIYGKFVENVFGADENRPTPCQVNPDGVDFVPLSEKKNMLIQLLNIAGLGPIFGAIMGALWGPVAFLWIVLGSIFAGAVHDYFSGMLSIRNNGAGLPKIVETYLGTFMGKFVNFFALILLVLVGVVFVAGPAALLAVLTPAWMDLAFWSAVIFIYYIIATLLPIDKIIGRIYPVFGAILLIMALGICGSLFIGGYSIPELTLANLHPKALPIWPLLFVTIACGAISGFHATQSPLVARCTTNERLGRRIFYGMMIAEGAIAMVWAAAAMSVFGGTAGLQDAMAKLGGTAGIVRHVSMTMMGALGGTFAILGVVVLPVTSGDTAFRSARLLIADFLKMNQGPMLDRLKISIPLFVVGYLISTVDFNFIWRYFAWANQTTAMFMLWAAASYLYQNNKLHWIASIPAAFMTAVSFTYILQAPEGFSLPTTISYPGGLVLTVLVVLAFIRYITKQKSGSPTIGA, from the coding sequence ATGATCACATTTATTTCCTGTATGGTAGCTCTTGTTGTTGGTTATATGATTTATGGTAAATTTGTGGAAAATGTGTTCGGCGCTGATGAAAACCGTCCGACACCCTGCCAGGTGAATCCCGACGGCGTTGACTTTGTGCCGCTTTCCGAGAAAAAGAACATGCTGATCCAGCTCCTGAACATTGCCGGCCTGGGGCCGATTTTTGGAGCGATTATGGGCGCGTTGTGGGGCCCGGTAGCATTCCTCTGGATCGTGCTGGGATCGATTTTTGCCGGTGCAGTTCACGACTATTTCTCCGGCATGCTGTCGATTCGCAATAATGGCGCTGGCTTGCCCAAAATAGTCGAGACCTATCTTGGTACATTCATGGGCAAGTTCGTTAACTTCTTCGCTCTGATCCTGCTGGTCCTGGTAGGGGTCGTATTTGTAGCTGGGCCTGCCGCCCTGCTGGCTGTCCTGACGCCGGCCTGGATGGACCTGGCCTTCTGGAGCGCTGTGATTTTCATTTATTATATCATCGCGACTCTCTTGCCGATTGACAAAATCATCGGCCGGATTTATCCGGTTTTTGGCGCCATACTTTTGATTATGGCGCTAGGTATCTGCGGCAGCTTGTTCATTGGCGGCTATTCCATCCCTGAATTAACTCTTGCGAACCTGCATCCGAAAGCATTGCCGATCTGGCCGTTGTTGTTCGTTACCATCGCCTGCGGCGCTATTTCCGGGTTTCATGCTACCCAATCGCCTTTAGTTGCCCGCTGCACGACGAATGAGCGTCTGGGTCGCCGGATCTTCTACGGTATGATGATTGCCGAGGGCGCCATCGCTATGGTTTGGGCAGCAGCTGCTATGAGCGTTTTTGGCGGCACAGCTGGATTGCAGGATGCTATGGCGAAATTAGGCGGCACCGCCGGTATCGTCCGCCATGTTTCCATGACCATGATGGGGGCTCTTGGTGGTACCTTTGCAATTCTCGGAGTTGTGGTCCTGCCTGTTACCTCGGGCGACACCGCTTTCCGGAGCGCTCGCCTGCTGATCGCCGATTTCCTGAAAATGAATCAGGGCCCCATGCTGGATCGTTTGAAAATTTCGATTCCCCTGTTTGTGGTCGGGTACCTGATCAGCACCGTTGACTTTAACTTCATCTGGCGATATTTCGCCTGGGCCAACCAAACCACGGCTATGTTCATGCTGTGGGCGGCCGCGTCCTATTTATATCAGAACAACAAGCTGCACTGGATCGCATCTATCCCCGCAGCCTTCATGACGGCAGTCAGCTTCACCTATATCCTGCAAGCTCCCGAAGGTTTCAGCCTGCCGACCACGATTTCCTATCCCGGCGGTTTAGTCCTGACGGTCTTGGTAGTCCTTGCCTTTATCCGCTATATCACCAAGCAAAAGTCCGGTTCACCTACTATTGGCGCTTAG
- the ahpC gene encoding alkyl hydroperoxide reductase subunit C yields MSLIGKEISNFKTQAYVNNEFQEIGKKDILGKWSVFFFYPADFTFVCPTELEDLANKHEEFLKIGCQIYSVSCDTHFVHKAWHDASKTIQKIKYPMVADPTGAIARDFDVMIEADGVAERGTFIVNPEGKIVAYEVLAGNVGRNADELLRRVQASQYVAQHGDQVCPARWAPGKETLKPSLDLVGRL; encoded by the coding sequence ATGTCGTTAATCGGAAAAGAAATCAGCAATTTTAAAACCCAGGCTTACGTAAATAACGAGTTTCAGGAGATCGGCAAAAAGGATATCTTAGGAAAATGGTCCGTTTTCTTCTTCTATCCGGCGGATTTTACCTTCGTCTGCCCCACTGAGCTGGAAGACCTGGCCAATAAACATGAGGAATTCCTCAAAATCGGCTGCCAAATTTATTCGGTATCCTGCGACACTCATTTCGTACATAAGGCCTGGCATGATGCCTCTAAAACCATCCAAAAAATCAAATACCCCATGGTCGCTGATCCTACCGGCGCTATTGCCAGAGATTTTGATGTGATGATCGAAGCGGACGGTGTGGCGGAAAGAGGTACCTTCATCGTCAATCCCGAAGGAAAAATCGTAGCTTACGAAGTTCTGGCCGGTAATGTAGGCAGGAACGCAGATGAGCTCCTGCGCCGAGTGCAAGCTTCCCAATATGTGGCGCAGCATGGAGACCAGGTTTGCCCCGCAAGATGGGCTCCCGGCAAAGAAACCTTAAAACCCAGCCTCGACTTGGTTGGCCGGTTATAA
- a CDS encoding carbohydrate-binding protein, with amino-acid sequence MLTISSEKYRQNGVLVYSEADKVKIIYDGLLAQSGAAQVYAHVGFGNNWTKTSDHKMKKTRKGFETSLPTPDDAILNIVFKDCADHWDNNSGQNYSFVVTP; translated from the coding sequence ATGCTCACAATCAGCAGCGAAAAATACCGGCAGAACGGCGTCTTGGTTTACTCCGAAGCGGACAAAGTAAAAATAATCTATGATGGATTGCTGGCGCAAAGCGGCGCTGCCCAAGTATACGCCCATGTAGGATTCGGCAACAACTGGACTAAAACTTCTGATCATAAAATGAAAAAGACCAGGAAAGGATTTGAAACCTCTCTCCCAACCCCGGATGACGCTATCTTAAATATCGTCTTTAAAGACTGCGCTGACCATTGGGATAACAATTCCGGCCAGAACTACAGCTTTGTTGTTACTCCCTAA